The Neurospora crassa OR74A linkage group I, whole genome shotgun sequence genome segment GGGATATTCCAAATCGCAATGGTGACTTGGCCGGTTGAAGCTGCTTTTGGTATATCCCTCTGGGTTCGGTCCCTTACGTAgcaattaaaaaatattcgTTCACGGAAGCATCAAGCTCATCGAATTAACGTAAagccttattatatagttctaCACCGCTTCATCGTTCGTTATGCACTTCGTTGCAACAAGAACCTCATGTTGAGctgatggcgatggtgacCACGATCACTGCAGCGATGCAAGGGGCAGGGGACCCTGCAACGTCGCTTGGCATCCGTCCGATTTGCACCTGAAATCCGGGGATTTGAAGAATGCCCCCACAGTTTCTTGACCAGATCCGTTCGTCTCAACCCTGCAGGAGTAACAAGGAGCCGCTCAGGTACCGTGTCAGCGTGTGCCTTGCGAACTTCCGGCCCCAAAGCGCAGCTTTCAACCAGGACCCACCGAATTATGCGTGCTCGGCGAATGCCCGGCGGAATGAGACGGACTTGCGGTCCAAGCTTTCACCTTGCCAGCCCCGGCGAGCGGCAAGCCCAGCTTTGGCTCGCTTGGTCCGGCCGGCAAGCAATCTTTCCAAACCGTGGCCTCAATTGGAAGCACAGACCAGGCCCGCGATTATTAGGGGGACCCGTGGAACTAAACAAGGTAGGCATCCTCGCATCTCCCAAAAGCTTCCACCATTGAATCACGGCCACGATCATCACTACACCACCATCCACGCGACGACAATTCAAAGCAGGAGCGatacttttaaaataccCTCCTTTTCCCGCTTcattccttttccttctttttgcaGCTTAATCTCCTCTTAATATTCTTTGTCACAATGGTACGTTCTGCAAGTCTACAGCAGCTAGCTTCTCTCTGCTTGCTGTTCATATGATCACAATGCCTCATGAACCATGTTCTGCTACTTTCTGATCGCATTGTGAAATACGTGATACTGTAACATAGCTAACGGTGCAACCCCAACCAGTCTTCTCCCCGTGCCTCCTCGCCCAGCTCCCCGCCCGCTGGCGGCTCTACCGGTGTTAGCTCTGCGCGcccctcctcgcctcctcccccgGGCGGTGCTCGTACCGCCATCCGTCGCCGTGCTGCTGCCGaccagaaggagaagattgcCAATGCTCGCCCCAACAGCACGCGCGCCGCTGGCGCCGGTGGCTCCAGCAGCACCATGCTCCGTCTTTACACCGACGAGAGCCCCGGCCTCAAGGTCGACCCCGTTGTTGTCCTGGTTCTGTCGCTGGTCTTCATCTTCAGCGTCGTCGCTCTTCACAGTACGTTTAGTCCGTCTTATCTCTTGGGCAACGCCTTGCAGTTTTCTTGAAACAACGGGGTTTGTTTTAGGCAGATAAACAGCGGCGAACACATAGCTGACataccttttcttcttcagtcATTGCCAAGATCACCCGCAAATTCTCCAGCTAAACGGGCTGAGCATCAGCAAACAACAATGCTTATCCGGAGCGATTTGGTTTCTCTTTTGCCGCGGCGGCTCACTCTCCATAAAGTAGTGGTTGAGACAAAACCCGAAACGATGAATGACAGCGACATACAACAACTATGCCATATTCACACGAAACACACAATGGCACAGATGGAACCTCCTTGCTGCTACGGTCTTGACGGGAAACGATAAACCATTCAATGATCTGTCTCATTTGCCCAAAGACACAACAGTATTTCGGGAGAGGTAGTGGGTAGTGCCGGTAGTAGGCGCCCCTGAGCTCGGCTGGGGTGCTTGTTTCGCTTCGTACATAATAACAGAAGGAAGGATATCAAGGGATAAATAGGGTGGACGCGTTTGGGAATCTGGGGACTGGTGGAAAATTCATGGCCAACCAAAAGGAATTTGCTCATGAAAGGGTTTAAGAAAACGGTGGAACCCATGCAAACCTTTTTAGGTCTCCCAGAGCGCATAGATATCCCCCAGCGGCTTTCAGAGTTTTGAGGGGATGATGATTCTGGTGGGGAATGATTATTggctctttttttttttttttttactgtTTGTTTTAACCATGTAACCTGGCTTATACGATGACAATTGATTTCCTCTTTTTGTGGAAGGTAGACGGGATTACCATACTCGTGTCTTTCACCCGTTCTTTGTGAGTGTCTCTTCTCCCTTGTAGTTGGATGACGTTGGAAGTCCGTGCCCTGGGCCGCCTTGACTTCGCCTTGCCTATCCACTGACACACCCTTTCGGCTATATCTATGCTACCTGCAGTGGTTTTCGTTTCTCCTCTCTCGTTGGACAATTACTCCAGAATCGAGCCCGTTTCGTCGTCGCCTGCTAGCCCTCCGACAACTAATTTCCGTCTCAATCTAGATCATAGTCTCAAGGGAATATGAACAGAGACTCTTCCTAGTCTCTATACCCCCATACCAACTGGCTTTCCCACAACTATCGTCTTGGCTATCGACGCGGTCCATAAGCTGGGCTTCATTCACAGGTAGGCTTCGCCGGAAACAATCTTCACAATGACGCTACTTAGCCGCGTTATGTACCTCTCGCTCATCTCTTATCGCATTGATTTCTTGAAAACGAAAGTGTGACGCCTTATCGTCCGTCCATCTCAGGCTACGCCTCCGAGGTCTTCTTGTGCCGTTCGATTCCAAGGTGAGACCTGTGCTAGTCAGTGTATGTACTCCGGACTTGACTTTGGTCTTCTAAGGGGCAATTTGAATGGTCGTTCAGGAAGTTTAGAAAAACATCATGTGTTCTTGGCTTCTGTTTAAACAAGTCTTTCAGTATGGGAAAAGGCCGGAAGCGATGTCGCTTTGggaggtgtgtgtgtatgtcgAAGGTTGAATGCTCGACTCTTGATGATTTTTATGAGTGGTACTTTGGTATTCTCATCATTGACGACTGTGTATGTCACTATGTTGGATGTTGGTCGTCCGAAAGGCAACTGGGCTGTAAGACGGTATCAGATGCAGCCTTGTTGTTGGAGCGGTGATGCTGTGTCACGTCGATTTTTATTTtggatttttcttttttccctctcaTATAAGCGCTTCGTATAATGCAGTCGTGTATACTGAGAAATTGAACGGCACAAGTACCGTATAGACTCAGGGCATAGGGCTTTAGGGTTCCTGATATTCAGGCATAATCTGTAAGCATACTCCAACATTCATGCCCTCCAGAAATTGTATGCAAGACGGCGATGTTTGATGTCTCCACCCTCCAGCGCCTTTGAAGAGATAAATAGATAGGAAAAGGGAGGACGTGAGAAGAATCGAGTTCACATATTTCCAGGGTTCGGTTAGTTGATGGTTTGTATGCAGTGCGTACGTATatgggtagaggtacgtaaaTGCTTCCCCCAACAGTAACGCCGGTGCGTTGCATATAACCTCAGAAGATGTAGAACGTGTAAACATGTTTGCACTGAGGTACTACGATTCGAAGAGGGAATTCCCTTGTTATAGTATATGTGGAATTGTTGGGACTGCTTCCGGCAGGATATGTCCTAGGGGTAAGGCTTCTTCTACCTAGGCTTTCCCCTTGTCGAGTTTTGAGTCGAACTGtggttattattagggttggTCTGAGAATGTATGTCTTGGATCCTCATGCTGTCCCATGGTACTGTAGAACATTCCACGCAAAAAGCTCCGGCAGCGCTAATGCGAGGAAGCCATGCGCATCACATCCACTTGGGTTCCACGAACGATCAACTTGCGGACTTCAAAGTGATGTAAAACCGCCCAGCGGGTAAGACTCGAGTCGGGTGCAGATACTGCGCGCAGCGAGCTACGCTCGCTATGAGAACGGCttatccccccccccttggCTGGTGCCGGCCAAGAACCCCTCTCCACCTGTGCCTTGCTTTTGGCTGGTACATATCGTTCCCGCGATGGCGGCCCTGCATCGCGGGCGATCTGACTGTTGCATGTATCTAAGTGGTGGCTGATCCCAAGCTATGTATGTGTATGCACTTCGTCagcctcttctccctcttgaATGAGGGAAAGAATAGGCGGTGGGCAAATACCCGTGTCGTGACATGTCCCTAAGGACCGCAACAAGCTGTATGGGTATCTGAAGAGTGTGGACGGACGTTCTGTGTTCACTTTATCGAACAACCAAAATGGCAAAGGACTCAGCTCAATTTAACACGTGCGAGCGTGAGTTACAAACGCAGGCGACGTTGCTGTCCATCAACCATCTTACGCTGAGATGGTAGGGTCAATGTATAAGGATTCGTCGGAGATGCCTACACATGTATGCTAACGGTATATGGTAACTGGTCAGCAGCGTAGTTTCTATGGGAAACATGACGACCCTGAAATACTTTACCATCAAGCACCCTGAGCCATCCCCAACGTGCCGCATGAGTTTATATTAATGCTCCCTCGGCAGCTTGGTAGCGGGGTTGTCCGCCAGCCATTCGAGTTCTGATCAACAACAAGGTGGTCCCATGGGAACACTGGTGCCTCTCTTTGCATGAAATTGAATGGACGCCTAGAATCGAGAAGCCCAGCCGGCCGGTTCTGCCGTTTTGGTGTGGTTGTTATGACCGACCCTATATTGCAACCACAGCTTTTCTAGAGGTAACGTCTGCTGCTACGGGAAAAGTGGTCTGAGAAGTCTCCTCTTTAACTATGTTTGTCTGTGATGGTGTGAAGAGTGGGATAGTCGTCGGCCGCCACGAAGCTCAGATGATAGACCATAGCGTGTAAAATTGGTACATGCGCAGCTCTGCGATTTCTCACCATACACTAGATTGTGGCCATCACCAGCCGTCCTCGTTGGAAGATTCACTCACTTGATGAAGGAGGATCCCGGTTGACATGATGACGAGCGTTGTTCGGTTGAGGTCGGCAAGTGGAGAACATCATGATCGATGTGGTAAGGTCCGGGGATAGTCGAATCTTCCACTGCTTCTCCCATTGGTGCCGTTTCGCCGTTGTGTTAAGTTAGCGATTCCAACCTCGTGGCCCCCAGGCACACTTTACTCAGCTGGGCAGGTAAGATTGCACATCAAGTCCGAATGCCCAACATTTGAGAAACAAGAGCGAGAAGACGAATACGTAgacatacatacactacctctaggcacgCGCCCTCGTAACCTGCCCCATCACGCGAGACTTGCTGTCGTGTTCGCCGAGTTCTTGGCCAGAAAAAGACCGAGCAAATGACAGGTTCTCCCTATGAATGCTCTTGTACTCGATGTTTACAATCATCATGAAACCAAGCTGATCGCAAAGTTAAGTACTGTAGGTTATGCTCAACCCGGATCCAGTGGCCATGTTTGAGAAAGGGGCCGGGAGATAATTGAGTGCCAAGATCAACAGGCGGTACCTAGACTAGGTGATCATTGATGTTCAACGTCATTTCGCCGGGCTGTTGCAACTTGCAAGACGGGCAATGACAACCCAGGCTGTGTGAATGGGGAGAGGAGGCAGTGAGCGGGCAGTGACTGTGGTGAAGTGGACGCTGAAGTGCCCGCCAGGGGCAGAGCGCCTGTCTGCTGCCCGTGTGAGAAGCCACCTGCAGCCCATCCGCGTGGATACCTACAGGTTAGATACTAGACTGTTAGGTACCCTGTAGTGCAATTCATCCGGGCGCCCCCGCCGGCTtttcacttccactttcactCCGGAAATCCACCtctcaacctcaacgtcGGGTCCCAAAAGAGGTAGTAGTGCTCAGTCTCGCCAGTCTCACACCACTAGAAGGGAAAACAGACGGGAATGCCCCCATTCCTGGCCAATTCACACGACTCGCGCACTGTTCACTCCGTCCCCATTCATGCCAGAATCAGGCAAGCAGGAGACAGAACCAGCGCGAGAATGCTGGAAGTTGCAACGGCCACTGCGAGCCGACAACAGCAGAATTAGTGAAGAAACGCTGAGATTACCAACAAGTACCACTCGGCACTGCCTCGGGGAGTCAGGGCAACCAGTcaacccatcaccatcccgcAGACTCTCTTCCCATCTCCCGTCGGGTCCCCAGACCCGGGTCTGGTTGACATCTCTCCACTATACAGTATACGTTCGCTACAAATCGCGGCAAGCCAATTCCTATCCTGCAGTCCTCGACTCTACTCTATTCCTTGGCAACAAATCATAGCTTTATAGAGGCTCTATCCAGGCTTCTATGCACCTTCCATCGTTCGTCGGACAAGGACCACTACTACGGTGTCGTCGATATAGCTTGGCTCCCAAGCTCTCTAAGGAAGGCTACTCAACCTGCTTGCTTGGCTTACAGCGTGCATGCCAGCTCCTGAACTCCTGATTCAAACTTCCGCCGCATGTCTAAAAGTATCCTCCGTACCGCCGCCCGTCATCCGTCCAACCTGGAGGCCATCCGCTCCACTCCCATTCTCCGTCTTTGCCCGCTCGTCTCTCCAGTCGTCGCCCTAGCTGTCTTCCACAGCTTCGACGGATATTGGCCTCAGTTCTGCCATCTAAAGTCGTAAACCGATCTTGCGACAGGCCCAGCGAGTCGTTTGACAGGATCCTGATAGGAGGAGCATTCACCAACTCCTTTGCCTGACTGGCCACTGCCAGCTGGTAGCTGCATACGCATCGCAGCATCGCATTGAGCCACAACGAGCCGGCCCCCCAAGACGATTCTCACTTTGCGCACCGGTCGCGCGTGCCTCCGCATTCTCTTCAATCTCGAAGCGACCTTCGTTACTCTCTTCTTCGGACTCGGACATATCACTGCagttcgttttttttttgcgaaTGGTTACAGATACAACGCTGCTCGCTGCCGTCGCCTGTCCGAGCTTATGCTGCGCAGCTGTCGCCAACACTGTGACTTGGCCCCAAACTACCTACGCGCTCCTCCAATTTACCTTTCACCCATAGCATTATGGCAGGGTTCTTCAATAAACTCAAAGGCGCAGGTGCAGTATGTTGGATAACTCCTTTTGACTTCTGTCCTCCCTACGGACGAGTCTTGACAGGATCTTTGGTGTCGCTAACAAGCTCATGCAGGGAAGCTCCAAAACCGACAGCAATGCCTCGTCTAAGAACAAAAAGGACGAGCCGGCGGTGGAATTGACTCCCCTTGAGAGAATACTGCAAAATGCTGGGCCTCTGCGGGAAGACGGAAGCGACAAGTACTTTGGCTTGGAAAATGTAGGATCGCATTCTGGAATCTTGCTGTGTGGATGATGTCGCTAACACAAATGACTTTTGTAGTTTGGCAACACATGGTATGCACCATCCGGCCGATGACAGTGAAGTTTTATGTTGACCCCAGGGAAACAGCTACTGCAATTCGATCCTTCAAGCGTTATACTATTCGGAACCTTTCCGAGAGAATGTCGTTAACTACCCGCCTTCAAATAACACGTCAGAAGGCAATACGAGCAAGGTCAAAGTCTCGATACGGCCACCGGTACAAGTCAACGGAAATGCGGCGACGCCCGGCAAGCAATTGCCCAAACCGCGGCAAGGGTTCACTCCTGGACCAATACCGATGCCAATAACGCAACCGATACGACCCGAAGACAGGCCTGATGCCCCAGAATACAAGAAAAAGCAGGCCATGATTAAAGGACCCGTGTTGGAGTTGACCCAGGAAAATCCAGATGCGTACGGCATGGAGGAATGCACGTTCACCGGGCTCAAGGATATTTTTACTGCTCTGATTCAAAGCAACTCCAGGACCGGTGTCATCAGCCCACAGCGCTTTCTGGATATCTTCAAGCGCGACAATGAAATGTTCCGCAATTCTATGCACCAAGACGCACACGAATTTTACGGCCTTGTATTGAACGATGTTATCTCGAATGTGGAGGCATATGCTAGGCGTATGCAGGAGAGCAGGAAGGAGATTGGAACGACATCGTCTCCATTGAACCAACAATCGTCATCTCCAAGCCTTACGAGGAGCTTGATGGCATCCAACCTCAGGACGCCAGAGACAAGCTGGGTGCACGACATTTTTGAAGGCGTCCTAGTTTCCGAAACCAGGTGCTTGACTTGCGAGACGGTGTCACAACGAGACGAAACGTTTTTGGATCTCTCAATCGATCTGGAAGAGCATTCTTCGGTAACGTCATGCCTACGGAAATTTTCCGCAGAGGAGATGCTTTGCGAGAGGAACAAGTTTCACTGCGATCGTTGTGGCGGCTTGCAAGAGGCCGaaaagaggatgaagattAAGAAGCTACCAAAGGTTTTGGCGTTGCATCTGAAGAGGTTCAAGTATACCGAGGACTACAGCCGACTCCAAAAGCTGTTTCATCGTGTCGTCTACCCATATTATCTTCGCATGTTCAATACGACGGACGATGCTGAAGACCCGGACAGGATTTACGAGTTATACGCAGTTATTGTCCATATTGGAGGTAACGCCTACCACGGACACTACGTGTCAATTATCAAGACCAAGGATCGGGGCTGGGTTTTGTTCGATGACGAAATGGTCGAGCCCGTTGACAAGAATTTCGTGGCGAACTTCTTTGGTGACAAGCCAGGCATGGCTTGCGCCTACGTACTATTCTACCAGGAAGTCACCTTTGAGAAGATGAGGGAAGAGTTGGATGCCGAAGGACTAGAAGAGATGAGGTTAGCCACCCAAGCAGCCGACCTGGCAGCCGGTGCGGAACAAACGAACGGGACCGGAAATGACTCCTTAACAAAGGTCAACAGTCAGCCGACAGTACCGGTCGAAGACCTTGACCCATCGGTAAGCCTTGCTCACGCCCAAACAGCTCCAGGCGGAATTGCCAGTATCTTACAATCTTCAACGCCGACCCAGACCCCCGGACCCGAGCCTTTCTCCCATCCTCTAGTTGCGGCACCACCTCCGGCCCCTGCCGTCATAACGAAGGCGGACGAGGCGGCCACGGTTCCGCCCAAATCCAAGGATGAACTTAccaaggagaaaaaggaacaGAAAGCCCAAGAGAAAGCACAGGAAAAGGCCCGAAAAGCCGCCGAGAAAGAGGCAGCAAGGCTCGCAGAAAAGGAGCGTCTCGAGAAGGTCGCAAAGAAGCGCGGAGTACAGCAAaaagagcaggagcagctgGCAAAGGTCATGCGCGAGAGCAAACAGCTGGCggccgaggaagaaaaaaggcgCAAGAAGGAGGCGGCAGCCGCTGAAACAGGCACTAAGAGTGGCCCCAGCAGTCCCAGGCTGTTCAATCGCGCCGGCCTGGGTGGCAAGTCTCTCTCACGCAAGAGCTTTGCTTTTCTGGGAAAgaccggcggtggtggtggtagtggtggtggtggcggtggcagCGACAAGTCCGAGAAAAGCAGCGACAAAGACAAGAGTGACAGGGCGGAAAGCAGCAGTACAGAGCAGAGGAGCAACGACAGTATGACCAGCAACGGCGTGGCTGAGAGCAACGCGAGTAGCCGCGCGACGACTGGTGATGGTCATGGTGGCAACCGCTTTGGCGGATtctcgccgtcgtcgccgtcgtcgccgttATCGCCCACGTCACGAGGACCGAACGGCATTTATTCCCACAATCACCACCTGCCGAGCTCGCCGATGAGATCCATGACGACGCCAGACGGTATCAAGAGAGACGTGCGAGCGTCTAGGTCAGCCTCGACGTCCTCCATACTCGGCCCGCCCCCTACGGCTCCGGAGAGGTTCGAGAAGCCGCCGCTGCGAGACCGGTTCAGCTTCAGCatggggaggaagaagagttcACGGTTCCTATCGTAGTGCGATAGGCCTTTTGGATGTTTATCCGGTAGTGGGGTTGGTGATCTGGAGgcggtcgaggagtgctccaacTGTAGTACGAAAAGTCGAGAAAGCATAGGGAGTagatgtagtgtagagggaTAAGCAGCtaggggaaaggggggaggggggagtaTTGGCGTCTAGGAGCGCTATTTCTGGGACTGAAGTTGTTGGTGCAAAACCTGCATTGCATGATCGAGGGGTGCGAGGAGTTGTTGAAACCCGCCGCGCCCTTATTGATTCTTTTCtggtgtggtgggtggtgtgaGCTTGTTAGGTTTAAGGGAGCGGAAATAAACAAAAGTAGACCAAGTAAAGTTATTGAAATGAATTGAACAAAGGTTCGCTGAACCTGTGAACACTTCCGGGTCAGTCAACTGTATTGTAGACTAGTACAGTACAACCAACCGCAGCTGGGGAATCATGTTACCGGACGGTTCCATAGAAGCAAGAACCCTTCTTATGGCACCCAGGTACACTGGCGAGAAATCTATTAGAGGCGGTAGTAGAGCGTTGAGTTtttacatacctctactgaaGAATGTGCTTCACTAACAGAGGTACTTCCGGCCCTGCTGCGAACTTTTACTCCTTCcttagtacctctacctactgaGATGAAATGTCTATATTACTtgtagtactactactacactCACATTCACCGAACAGCCAAGTAATTATTACAGGCACTGACTTTGAAACTACACTACTTCGCAATTCTCATGAAGGGAACAGTTTCACACAACCGCCTCTTCCCTGTCTGAAAGTCTGCAGCCATTATTCGCTCATCAGACCCAAGCGGTGATGTCAACTTTACATTATTTGTTAATCATTCCGATGCGTTAtcatccttctttctttctcttcttgtcagCCCACGAGGCCATGTAGTAGTCCGAACCATATGACTAAACCCGTCTTCCAGATGTATTCGTatgctttgctttgcttcCTGTTCCAGTCCTTTCTTGATCCCTGATTCGCTTGATgaccctcctcaaccttctTATTCCCCTACATCATCCCATTATACCTCTCTCTCGCTCTCTATTCTTTCTGTCCTCAACTCGACACCCAGCTTCCTTTTCTTGGTGCGATGTTCGACCAAAAGATCCTCGACTTAGCCAAGCACCAGCTCGTATATTATTATCAGTGTGTTGACCAAAATCAGGAGGGCTGCATggcagaaaaagaagaagtcaGCAAAAGGTTTCAGGTGTACAAATATCCCGGGGGCATATGTAGGTATATACGTACGCCTCATCAACGTCCGTACGCTCGCAATCAGGTTCATGATCTTGGCTTGGACGGAGGCATCTGCGCTTTGGCCGAAGGCTGGGTCgtaggaggagggagagaagttGACTGttcagagagagagagaatagGTTAGCTGTGATCGGTTTTGCTTATGCGCTCGATTGCTTGGCTGCTGTTCTGCTGTTGAATGTGGTTTGTGATAGATGGATAGGGGTTGACGTGGTGGATGTAGtggttcctcctccttctctgccAGTCCCGCCCGGTGTGCGCTGGGACAACATGAACCGAGCAGCAGTCGATGTATTCCAACTCGATCGCTGGCccatctatccatccatccatccgtaTCTCTGCTAGCTGGCTGATGACCCAGTCCATCAAATCCAGCGCAGTTTTAAATCCAGACAACCCGAACAAAGACAGCTGGAAAAccgccctcccctccctccccttccaaTTACCCATCACCCACACCACAGCAACCATCACCATAAACCACCCACCTCCCACGAATTCCACACACCGTCCATCTCCCAGAGAAGGAGCTCCACCGGATATTCCGAGCTGCACAAGAACAACGCAACAAAGCCAAGCGACGAGGCAAGGGGACACAGGACATCACCTACTCCTGGCAAGAAACCTATCCTCAGAGAGGATGGCAATAGCGTTGATCAATAGGCAAGAGACATAGATTAGATTGCCAAAGATCAACATCTTGACGAATGGCGCTGGGGCGcggtgtcgtcgtcggttgGTCGCTGATCGGTCGGTTTGGGAAAAGGGTCGGGAGGAGTTTCTCGTTGTGTCGCGCGCGCGCGCACACAGTCGGTCAGTCGGCTTTGGACTATTTCCAAGCGACGGAAAGGTGGCCTGGCCGGTCGGCAGGGCAAGGTGACCGGGTATCTTGATCGAGAATGGAATCAACGGAAGTCCAATCCGCTGGACCTTGAAACCGTCGATTGGCGAGCACTACAGGCGAAGAGGTATTATCTGcaacccctctctctctcgttCGTGGTCTCCGTGTCGCTCGTTTGTTGGTTTGTTGGTCGGTCGGTAGTGGTGTAGCTGTGTGCAGTGAGGTGCAAGTCGGGTGTGGGCAGACGTGCCGTGGTGCCTATACCGTGACAAGGAGTGACGGACAGGGTGCTTCCAGTTCGACGACGGTGCTTCAGTTGGTTGCAGGCGGGCAACGGAACACTGGTAAGCTGTCATGTCATTGTGGAGATTCCAAGTACCATCACCACGAAGCTGAGGTTCCCGGCAGGCAAGCAAagataggtacgtacctacctcaacCTTCCCTTGATTGTGTGGCCAATCAGAGGAGGGTCTGAGCTGGTATAAGCCCCTATTCCTGACATAGAAGTACTTGATGGTTACGAGGCTCACTcaagtacctagaggtactctacAGCGAGAACATTGCCATCACAGCACAACCATCATCAAGCCTTTTTCAAATCAACCCAGGCAATGTTCACGACTCTGCATCATTATTCGACGTGAAACTATCTCTTTCCATTCTTCCTTTCACTAACACAATCTCCTAGCCTCTCTCTCATGCACCACTTCATTGACAATAACCAAACAGTACACGtagccttcctcttccattcCCAGTTTCCCTCCTCAACACTGATCCTTTCTTGACCGACGTGATTACAGCAAAAAGAGAAGACCAGATCCTCCCAAGTCCACTGACTGCGACTGGTCCAATAGGAAAAACATATTGTACAAATTCAATCTGGAACACGCAGAACGCCTGCAACATATGTGCAAGGTTCTTGTCCATTCACTAAAATTGACAGAAAAGAGGAACAAAACAAACTAAGCCAGTGAGAATGGGAGGACAGCCAAGCAACTTATACATAACACCGTCCTCCCTCCCATCCGaccttcctccttttccaacTTCAACTTGACACCTCACATCGCCTCATCACAACCCCTGACAACGATGATGGCAATAACAGGAGGCAAAGGCAAAATAATCACACACTGAAGGCGATGGAGTCGCACACAAACAATGTGTGAAGAGGATGACTGGGTATTTACGCTAGTAACAGTAGAGACGAACAACAAGAAAAATAGGTCGAACTGAGCGTTGGGAACGTTAACAAACCCTACCCCGTCCTAACCTAGTCCATCCTAATCCAAACCTTCATGAATACAGtttgaaagaaaaaggaacaCTGATGATAACAGAGTTCAACACCAAGTGCATGTTGCCTGCCTATTGTATGTCTCCCGTCCCAGCGAGAGTCATAAGAGATGCAGCCTGATCATATCCAACTAGCCGTGCTTGATAATAGTAGGGTTGCCAAATTTGGATGACGAAAAACAGGTGGCTGTGGCCAGGGCTGTGTTGTGATTATgctatgtaggtaggttgtaAGATGTAGTCGAGGAgcgtgtttttttttgttttttttttttttgtttttgcctTCTTCGTATCCAAGCACCGAGCGGATGATGCGATTGATTATTCTTGCTCTGTATCACTTCCATCTAGCGTGTCGACGTCGCCGCTTGAGTTGTTGTCTGTGGCATCATC includes the following:
- a CDS encoding ubiquitin C-terminal hydrolase CreB, with product MAGFFNKLKGAGAGSSKTDSNASSKNKKDEPAVELTPLERILQNAGPLREDGSDKYFGLENFGNTCYCNSILQALYYSEPFRENVVNYPPSNNTSEGNTSKVKVSIRPPVQVNGNAATPGKQLPKPRQGFTPGPIPMPITQPIRPEDRPDAPEYKKKQAMIKGPVLELTQENPDAYGMEECTFTGLKDIFTALIQSNSRTGVISPQRFLDIFKRDNEMFRNSMHQDAHEFYGLVLNDVISNVEAYARRMQESRKEIGTTSSPLNQQSSSPSLTRSLMASNLRTPETSWVHDIFEGVLVSETRCLTCETVSQRDETFLDLSIDLEEHSSVTSCLRKFSAEEMLCERNKFHCDRCGGLQEAEKRMKIKKLPKVLALHLKRFKYTEDYSRLQKLFHRVVYPYYLRMFNTTDDAEDPDRIYELYAVIVHIGGNAYHGHYVSIIKTKDRGWVLFDDEMVEPVDKNFVANFFGDKPGMACAYVLFYQEVTFEKMREELDAEGLEEMRLATQAADLAAGAEQTNGTGNDSLTKVNSQPTVPVEDLDPSTPGPEPFSHPLVAAPPPAPAVITKADEAATVPPKSKDELTKEKKEQKAQEKAQEKARKAAEKEAARLAEKERLEKVAKKRGVQQKEQEQLAKVMRESKQLAAEEEKRRKKEAAAAETGTKSGPSSPRLFNRAGLGGKSLSRKSFAFLGKTGGGGGSGGGGGGSDKSEKSSDKDKSDRAESSSTEQRSNDSMTSNGVAESNASSRATTGDGHGGNRFGGFSPSSPSSPLSPTSRGPNGIYSHNHHLPSSPMRSMTTPDGIKRDVRASRSASTSSILGPPPTAPERFEKPPLRDRFSFSMGRKKSSRFLS
- a CDS encoding ubiquitin C-terminal hydrolase CreB, variant — protein: MPITQPIRPEDRPDAPEYKKKQAMIKGPVLELTQENPDAYGMEECTFTGLKDIFTALIQSNSRTGVISPQRFLDIFKRDNEMFRNSMHQDAHEFYGLVLNDVISNVEAYARRMQESRKEIGTTSSPLNQQSSSPSLTRSLMASNLRTPETSWVHDIFEGVLVSETRCLTCETVSQRDETFLDLSIDLEEHSSVTSCLRKFSAEEMLCERNKFHCDRCGGLQEAEKRMKIKKLPKVLALHLKRFKYTEDYSRLQKLFHRVVYPYYLRMFNTTDDAEDPDRIYELYAVIVHIGGNAYHGHYVSIIKTKDRGWVLFDDEMVEPVDKNFVANFFGDKPGMACAYVLFYQEVTFEKMREELDAEGLEEMRLATQAADLAAGAEQTNGTGNDSLTKVNSQPTVPVEDLDPSTPGPEPFSHPLVAAPPPAPAVITKADEAATVPPKSKDELTKEKKEQKAQEKAQEKARKAAEKEAARLAEKERLEKVAKKRGVQQKEQEQLAKVMRESKQLAAEEEKRRKKEAAAAETGTKSGPSSPRLFNRAGLGGKSLSRKSFAFLGKTGGGGGSGGGGGGSDKSEKSSDKDKSDRAESSSTEQRSNDSMTSNGVAESNASSRATTGDGHGGNRFGGFSPSSPSSPLSPTSRGPNGIYSHNHHLPSSPMRSMTTPDGIKRDVRASRSASTSSILGPPPTAPERFEKPPLRDRFSFSMGRKKSSRFLS